In the genome of Populus trichocarpa isolate Nisqually-1 chromosome 6, P.trichocarpa_v4.1, whole genome shotgun sequence, one region contains:
- the LOC18109904 gene encoding receptor-like protein kinase HSL1, translating into MSELTILFLRTSPLLCVLVLLSLPFRVISQDANTEKTILLKLRQQLGNPSSIQSWNTSSSPCNWTGVTCGGDGSVSELHLGDKNITETIPATVCDLKNLTFLDMNFNYIPGGFPKVLYSCTKLQHLDLSQNFFVGPIPDDIDKLSGLRYINLGGNNFTGNIPPQIGNLTELQTLHLFQNQFNGTFPKEISKLSNLEVLGLAFNEFVPSSIPVEFGQLKKLWFLWMRQSNLIGEIPESLTNLSSLEHLDLAINALEGKIPDGLFSLKNLTNLYLFQNNLSGEIPQRVETLNLVEIDLAMNQLNGSIPKDFGKLKKLQFLSLLDNHLSGEVPPSIGLLPALTTFKVFSNNLSGALPPKMGLSSKLVEFDVAANQFSGQLPENLCAGGVLLGAVAFENNLSGRVPQSLGNCNSLHTIQLYSNSFSGEIPAGVWTASNMTYLMLSDNSFSGGLPSKLAWNLSRLELGNNRFSGPIPPGISSWVNLVDFKASNNLLSGEIPVEITSLPHLSNLLLDGNLFSGQLPSQIISWKSLTSLNLSRNALSGQIPKEIGSLPDLLYLDLSQNHFSGEIPLEFDQLKLVSLNLSSNHLSGKIPDQFDNHAYDNSFLNNSNLCAVNPILNFPNCYAKLRDSKKMPSKTLALILALTVTIFLVTTIVTLFMVRDYQRKKAKRDLAAWKLTSFQRLDFTEANVLASLTENNLIGSGGSGKVYRVAINRAGDYVAVKRIWNNEKMDHNLEKEFLAEVQILGTIRHANIVKLLCCISSESSKLLVYEFMENQSLDRWLHGRKRSSSMGTSSVHNSVLDWPTRFQIAIGAARGLSYMHHDCSTPIIHRDVKSSNILLDSELKARIADFGLARILAKQGEVHTMSVVAGSFGYMAPEYAYTTRVNEKIDVYSFGVVLLELATGREPNSGDEHTSLAEWAWQQFGQGKPVVDCLDQEIKEPCFLQEMTTVFNLGLICTHSSPSTRPSMKEVLEILRRVSADSNGEKKTGAELDVVPLLGTVTYLSATTQHETAR; encoded by the exons ATGTCCGAATTAACCATCCTATTTCTCAGAACTTCACCCCTCCTCTGCGTTCTAGTCCTACTTTCCCTGCCCTTCAGAGTAATTTCCCAAGATGCCAACACTGAAAAAACTATCCTTCTAAAACTGAGACAACAACTTGGCAATCCATCGTCCATTCAGTCCTGGAACACATCATCCTCGCCGTGCAATTGGACAGGGGTAACCTGTGGAGGCGATGGCTCGGTGTCTGAACTTCACCTTGGTGATAAAAACATCACAGAAACAATCCCAGCAACAGTTTGTGACCTGAAAAACCTGACATTTCTCGACATGAATTTCAACTACATTCCAGGAGGATTTCCAAAAGTTCTGTACAGTTGCACAAAGCTTCAGCACTTGGACCTGTCACAGAATTTTTTTGTCGGTCCAATACCTGATGATATTGATAAATTATCAGGTCTCAGGTATATAAACCTTGGAGGTAATAACTTCACAGGCAATATTCCACCACAGATAGGGAACCTGACAGAGTTGCAGACATTGCATCTGTTTCAGAATCAGTTCAACGGTACGTTTCCTAAGGAGATTAGTAAGCTTTCCAATCTTGAAGTGCTGGGATTGGCGTTTAATGAGTTTGTGCCCTCTTCAATTCCTGTGGAGTTCGGTCAGCTAAAGAAGTTGTGGTTTTTGTGGATGAGACAATCGAATTTGATTGGTGAAATACCGGAGAGCTTGACCAATCTTTCAAGTCTTGAGCACTTGGATTTAGCTATAAACGCTTTGGAAGGTAAGATTCCTGATGGGTTGTTTTCGTTGAAGAATTTGACTAATTTGTATCTCTTCCAGAATAACTTGTCTGGTGAGATACCTCAGAGAGTCGAAACGTTGAATTTGGTGGAGATTGATCTTGCAATGAACCAATTAAATGGTTCGATTCCAAAAGATTTTGGCAAGTTGAAGAAATTGCAATTTCTGAGTCTGTTAGACAATCACTTGTCCGGTGAGGTACCACCAAGTATAGGCCTTCTTCCTGCACTGACAACATTTAAGGTTTTTAGCAACAACTTGAGTGGAGCCTTGCCACCTAAAATGGGCCTTTCTTCAAAACTTGTAGAATTTGATGTTGCAGCCAATCAATTCAGTGGCCAACTGCCTGAGAATTTATGTGCTGGAGGTGTCTTGCTGGGTGCAGTTGCCTTCGAAAACAATCTCTCTGGGCGGGTGCCTCAATCTCTTGGAAATTGCAACAGTTTGCACACGATTCAACTTTACAGCAACAGCTTTTCAGGTGAGATACCTGCAGGTGTTTGGACAGCCTCCAATATGACTTACTTGATGTTAAGTGACAATTCCTTTTCGGGGGGACTTCCGAGCAAGCTGGCATGGAATTTGTCAAGGTTGGAACTCGGCAACAACAGATTTTCTGGTCCGATTCCTCCTGGAATCTCTAGCTGGGTGAACTTGGTTGATTTCAAGGCGAGCAACAATCTTCTTTCTGGTGAAATTCCTGTGGAAATAACGAGTCTGCCTCACCTTTCAAATCTTCTGCTTGATGGAAATCTATTTTCAGGTCAACTCCCATCCCAGATAATATCCTGGAAGTCATTGACTAGTTTAAATCTCTCAAGAAATGCACTTTCTGGCCAGATCCCAAAGGAGATTGGGTCTTTACCTGACCTGCTTTATTTAGATTTGTCTCAAAACCATTTTTCTGGTGAAATCCCTCTTGAATTTGACCAGTTGAAACTGGTTTCTCTGAACTTGTCCTCCAATCATCTATCTGGGAAAATCCCAGATCAGTTTGATAACCATGCCTATGATAACAGCTTCCTGAACAATTCTAATCTCTGTGCTGTTAATCCAATTCTAAACTTTCCAAATTGCTATGCTAAACTTCGCGACTCTAAAAAAATGCCCTCTAAAACTCTTGCCTTGATTCTGGCTCTTACTGTGACCATTTTTCTAGTCACTACGATAGTCACCTTGTTTATGGTTAGGGACTACCAAAGAAAGAAGGCAAAACGTGATCTGGCAGCATGGAAGCTGACCTCGTTCCAGAGATTGGACTTCACAGAAGCAAACGTTTTGGCAAGTTTGACAGAAAATAATCTGATTGGAAGTGGAGGATCGGGGAAGGTATACCGGGTGGCCATAAACCGTGCAGGTGACTACGTTGCTGTCAAGAGGATTTGGAATAATGAAAAAATGGATCACAATCTTGAAAAGGAATTTTTGGCAGAGGTTCAGATACTGGGAACAATTAGGCATGCAAACATAGTTAAATTATTGTGCTGTATTTCAAGTGAGAGCTCAAAGCTTCTTGTTTATGAGTTCATGGAGAACCAAAGCCTTGATAGATGGCTTCATGGGAGGAAGAGAAGTTCATCAATGGGAACAAGTTCAGTCCATAATTCTGTCTTGGATTGGCCCACAAGGTTCCAGATTGCCATTGGAGCTGCACGAGGCCTAAGCTACATGCATCATGACTGCTCCACTCCTATCATTCATCGAGACGTGAAGTCTAGTAATATCTTGTTGGATTCTGAATTGAAGGCAAGAATAGCAGATTTTGGACTGGCCAGAATATTGGCTAAGCAAGGAGAGGTTCATACCATGTCTGTTGTAGCAGGTTCTTTCGGTTATATGGCCCCTG AGTATGCCTATACGACAAGGGTGAATGAAAAGATAGATGTCTATAGCTTTGGAGTTGTACTCCTGGAATTGGCGACTGGAAGAGAACCTAATAGTGGAGATGAGCATACCAGCCTTGCAGAGTGGGCATGGCAGCAGTTTGGACAGGGAAAGCCTGTTGTTGATTGCCTTGACCAGGAGATTAAGGAACCATGTTTCTTGCAAGAAATGACCACTGTATTCAACCTAGGACTCATTTGCACGCACTCCTCGCCATCCACCAGACCTTCTATGAAGGAGGTTTTGGAGATTCTGCGTCGAGTTTCTGCAGACAGTAATGGAGAGAAAAAGACAGGTGCCGAGCTTGATGTTGTTCCTCTTCTTGGAACAGTAACTTATCTTTCTGCCACAACGCAGCACGAGACGGCCAGATGA